The Leptospira ryugenii genome includes the window AAACTGTTTGGCAGTCAGACCAATTCCAAGTGGATAACTGAACTAAGGTGCTAGGTGGTGACTTACGGTTCAATCGAATGGCATTCACTGTGCTATTTACATCCATGTACTGAGAGAAGATCAGTCGGAAGTTGTCTGTATTTGCATCTGTGCAAGATAGAGGTGAATTTGAAAGACCAGTGCCTTGGTCTCCGGCTCGGAATCGGTATGAGGAAGGTATCAATATGGGGAGGCTGTCATCCCAAAAGCAGGTACTAGCATTCCAATCGGCGCCAATAAGAGAGCCGATTCCTGGGTAGCTTAGGGAACAACTTTGAGAGGCTAGGCCCACCGCTTGGACTTTGGGTGCCTCTTGGGAAGGGCCCCCTACCTGAAAATCAAAGGACAATCCATGACTCATAGGAACGGAGTCAGCGCTTAGTGCATTTTGTCCAACGGACAAAATGTAACGAGTACCATAGACTAACTTTTGGTCAGGAAGGATATTGATCGTGCGAAAATCGGGGGACCATTCTTCCCGCTTACTGAAATTTGGACTGATTGCAATATTAGCTCTTGTGGAATTTGGGTCCATGGCACGCGAAAATGTGAGACTGATCCTCGTTTGGTTTGGATTTCCCGTACAAACAGTGTTGAGCTTGGTTTGCATGAGGTCTTGGTTCACGGCTAATCCCGTCATACATTCGATAGGTGTTCCCGATGGAATCAAAATGTTGGACAATTCGGGTACCATATTCCCTGATCCAACGTAGAAACTTAGAGTCACTGCCTCCGCCAAACGAGTGCCTTGACGGTCTTCTGCAGTAGCAGCCAATGTTAGATTGTATCTAGTTTGGTTGGCAAAGGCTCGATCCGGAATGACTTTTAGAGTCTGGTCATCAAGCCAATCCCTTCGATGTGGAAAATTAGGTGCAAAGACAAGAGCAATTTCTGTCTTTTCTCTGTCCATTGCCCGAGAAAAACGAAATGTAATGGGATTGTTAAGCGGAGCACCCATACAAACATTATCAAGCTTTTGGTTGATGAGTTCCATTTCTTGAGCGGAGGCATTCGAACAAACTGTACTCGATCCAGCATAGAGCGTCACTGATTGAAGTCTGGGAAGATCACCGGCTGTTTGCGGTGTTCCCACACTGAAGCTTGCACTATAGAGCTCTTTTAGGTCGCTCCCATCCTTTGCCTCACAATTTTTTGTAAGTGTATAGGTATAGGTGCCGAAGTTCCATAGAGAACTTGGCGTAAAAGTGAGAGAAACATCGGTGAGTGTAAAGTATCCTGGCACAGCTGGCGAAACCGAAAAACTTTGCACACAAGAATTGATATTCATTGGTCGGTCAAAGAGTATGCTAATCTTTTGGGTCTTCGGTAGATTGGCATCACCCATCTTTGGCAGTGCAGAGATAATCTTTGGAGAGGCATTGTTTGCCAGCAAAGGAAAGACTTGGTCAGCTTTTGGTAAGGCTTTTCCACATTGAAAGGTGGCAAGGAAACAGAATGACAAAATAGTTTTACTTTGGACTCGGAGCATAGGCAACCTCATCAGAATCTAACCAGTGTTTTAGATAGGAATTGCCTTCTCCTTTTTTTATCTGAAAAGCTTGAATTTCCTCGAGAGGCAGTCCTAAGGCAAAGGCATATTCTGCACCTGACTCCATATAGGTGGAAAGTGCAGAGGTTAATTCTTCCAATGCCTTAAGTACTTCAAGCTCGGCACCCAAGAGTTCACTCTCTTTCAAAAAACCCAGTTCTACTTTTTTGCGGTAAGATTTCCAAAGCTCTAATGTCCATTCAAAGCGAGTGTTGGCCATAGAGATCATTTCCCAGCTTTCCTTTGATTTTTGTTTTGCTTTTTCCAATTCTGCTAATAGATTTGCCTCTGTCATTCTGTGGTTGCGTATGGCGTCCGAATGCGCAATCTTGCCTTCATAAATCTTTCTACTAAACGAAAGATCGTCAAAGAGTTGGAATGTGGAACTATTGAATGCGTTGTCCCCTCTTCCGACAAATTGAGGTCCAAAGCCTGGGATGCGTTGTATCCCTGTACCATCTGTTTGGACACCATAATGGGAAGAGCTTTGGTTGGTCGTAGAACCAAATTTTGTTTGCAAGGTAAATTGAAAACCGTACACTTCGTTTTTTACAGGCAATGGTCCGTTCGTATTTTCTCCATAGTAGCCACCTAAATATAGTTTGGGTTTCCAATCATTCTCAGCGATCTCTTTCTTGATCCTTGTGGTTTCCACAGCAAGTCTCGCTTTTTTGTATTCTGCCTTTTCTGTAAGCTGAACATTATCCATAGATTTGATGGGAGAGAAAAAAAAATCTTTGTGTAAACTTTCTTTCCAACGGATCTTTGTATCAGGTGGGAACTGCATAAGTTTTTTGAGCTCTATCTCCCATTGTTTCTTTGCGGAATCTGCCTTGAGACAGTTGAGTTCTAGGTCACGTAATTTGGTTTTGGTCTCGATGATTTGCAATTCATTCAAAAAACCGTGTTCACGTTCTTTCTTCATTTCAAACCATAGCCGTTCCATACGCTCTTTGGTTCGTTTTGTTACAAAGAGTTTGGTATCGGATGCCAAAAACTTAGCATAGGTTTTTCTCATTTCTAATAAGAGACGATCTCTACTGAGCTTCCAATCTTCTTGGTTCAATAACTCTTGCAAGGTGGCCGATTCAATTTCCAAGGCTGTTTCTCCGCCATCATACAAAAGTTGGTTGAGTTGGAATCTGATATCATTGTATTGGCTATCACTTTGGTTAAGGTTTGCATTTTTCAGACCAAAGTAGGAAAGACTAACTCTGGGAAGGTAATTTCTCCATTTTTCGGAAGCGATCATGCGGAAGACTTCCCGACGGTCTTTTAAACTAGCGAGGATGACACTATTGCTTAAGGCAATGCCTTCTGCCTCGAGTAGACCTATCTCTAAAGCATCTTGGGAATCAGCAAAGAGGACAGAAGGAGAAAGAAGCCATAAGAAAAGAACCATAGCGTTCCACATAACGGACAGAAAGGTTTAAGATGTTTGGTTTGGTACTTTCTTTACAAATAATTTAGTGGAAAAAGATTTCGTTCTCAACAGCAAGACACTCAATCGCGATAAAACAATATCTCGGATCAATTCGTTTGCGAATGTAATAAACATTTTTGCTGAGCTTGTTCACTTGTTTTTTTTGGTATAAACTCAAGAGCATTCCAATACTCCAGATTCGATCATTTTATCCTTGGATCTCCTTGCCAGAACTTGAAAGAAATTCTAAAAAAGATCTTCGTTTTTCCATGTATTGGTCATATCTACAAAATCCTTGTCCTTAGCATGATGTTGATTTCATTTCATTCCGTAACACGAACGAAATGAATCGAAAACAAAAAAATACGCGCAAAGGATTTCGAACAAGGCCTTTTCATACCCGCTGCGAATTGGAATTGATTTTGCTACGTTTAAAATTAGGTCGTAAGTTCTGATTCTAAAAGATGCGTTGGACTGGAATTGGTGTGTTGATACTAATAACTTATTCGCTTTCGCAAATGATTCTGCACTTTAACCTGTTCAACACCATTAGAACATCTAAATTAATTCTTTACGAAGACTATCAATATTCCTTACTTACATTTAATTGATTACGATTCTTTAAACTTAAATTTGCTTTCAAAATTAAACATTTTCATGATTTCATGAAAATCCGAACTATTAATATAGCTTAACGGATCGGTATTGCGAGCTATATGATGGATCAAATGATTTGTCGTTACCAAATAATTTCCCGTATTTTCCATCTTCCATGAGGTTCCTGGGAACATTTCTTCGAACATACAAATAAAAAACTTTCTTGGATTCTCAGGTTTTTGGAAAGGAAGGTAGGAGCAGTGGTCAAACACATCGCTAAAATCTAGGTTATCTTTGGTCAAAAAATAGCGAAATGAATTAGATATATAAACATTCGTCTGATTATTGATCGCATAGTCTGCTGAAGCCAATTCTGCTTGAAATAGCTTACGAACAGCAACCTCATCATTGACATTAAAATTTGGATAGAGGTCATCAAAAGTGTCCATGAGCGCTTGTAAACCACCTAAGGTAAATTCAAGCACTATTGGACTTACGATTTTGGAGTAATCTACACTTTTATAATCCATTTCGATTATTTCACTGAGTGATATCTGGGTACATAGTCACAATATTTTTTTGTCCCTCGATAGAATTACAGTGACCGTTCTTTTTGTCCATTTTTTGTTGCCCACCAAGTTCTCGAACGTTCCCATTGTCCTCCGAGTTTCGTTTGTGCCCCATGGCAGACTTTTTCGCATTGCGCATCATATACGATCATACGTCATCGAAAAAATCTTTCATAGAAATCAAGGCGATAGAAATTGTTATCTATGAGGAATATTTTTATTTTCGATATGGACGGAGTAATTTTAGACAGCGAAAAAATTTACCTCGATATGAACCAAAAATGGTTCCATGAACTTGGATTTCATTTGCCTATTCAAATTCATCAAAACTATATCGGTATCTCCGCCAGTATTTTCTGGAATTTTCTTAAATCTGAATTCAAGTTAAAGGAAGATGTTCAGCATTATATTGAATTAGAGAAAGAGTTAAAGTTTAAGACACTTTCAAGGCTGGATTTAAAACCCACTGATTATTTAGTAGATTTTTTAAATTTCCTTAAAGTGAAAAATTGCAAAATTGCTCTAGCATCATCTTCTTTACGAAAAAATATAAATCTAATCCTCAGCAAACTCGATGTTACTGGATACTTTGACTTTATTATCAGTGGAGAGGAAGTTGCATTCGGAAAGCCAAATCCCGATATATTCCTAAAAGTTTCTGAATTCTTCAATTGCAGTACTAGCAATTGTATCGTAATGGAAGATAGCACCAATGGAATTAAAGCCGCAAAGGCTGCCAATATGTTTTGTGTAGGCTATTATAATCCTAATTCTGGAAATCAAGATCTATCTCAAGCCGATTTAATTATCAATAATTTTAGAGATAAACGAATTTTTGAACTGATTCATGTATAGATTTGCTTTGGCACATAACTATGGCTAACCGCTTCTGGTCAAACCCTCCCCTGGTCTGCGTAACATTGGATTATAGGATGATGGTTTAGTATCAAAATGTATTAAAACTATTCTAGTAGTGTATTTGGAAATCTTAAAGATAAAAATCATATTTCCCTACAATGCCATTGAAATTTTTAATCTCGCCCAGACCTGGACCCGCACCAGCGATCGACCGAGCGCCCTCGCCGAGGGAGAGCGCGGTCGGTTGTTAGAAAAATTTGCGATCCACTTCAGCATCCGAGGTGCCAAGCTTACAAAAAAAAGAGTACATATCGTAACATTTGACTCTTTCGTTATTCATCTAATCTAGGATTTCGACAAGACCAACAGATCCAGGGACGCAAACAGAGCGGTAAAGACTATATACAAATTGGATTGGATCGAATGGAAGTGGTAGTCTCTATGCTTTCGAAAGTAGATATGCAAAAACAAATGGAAAGCAAGAAAGAGGTCAATGCCTATGCGCACAAAGATTGTGGTGTCTCGGCCAAAGGATTCGGTAACAACAAGAAAGGGAAGCAAAAACAAAGGAAAGTGCAATGCCAACCAAATGGAATAGGCCTGTCTTTCTTGTAAGTCTCGTAAAACAATGAATAGCTTCCATTCCTTGGCTTGGATTGCATCCAATTCATGGATAAAGAGAAAAGAGATCGCGGTTGCGAAATAGATTGTTTCCATACGATTACCTCAGATCTATGCGAACCGAGCCAAGGGAAACAACAATGAGAATTATCTTTCTGGGTGTTGATCCAAATCAACTTTTTCGATTTCGGAATCGGCTCAAAGTTTCTTTGGTCATCCCCAAATAAGAAGCAATGGCACTGTCTGGGAATGTCCCGAAGGCGTAATGTTCTTCTCTCACAAAATCTAAGTATCTTTCCTTTGGCGAAAGGGAGAGAAATTTTTGGATTCTCCTTTCTTGGTAAAACAAAAAGTCTTCAAAGAGCTTTCGAAATACATTGGAAAGCTCCAGATTGGTTTCCATTTGTTCCTTTACCCTAGTATAGTCATATTGCAATAGATGTACTTCCGTTACTGTTTCGATGGTTTCAATGGTATTGGGCTCACCCCGTAGAAGTGTAATGGATTCACAAAAATCATTTGGTCCAATGAACCGAAACACATGTTTCTTTGTTTTGATGGAATAGTATTGTTGGAGGTGTCCACTCAGGATGAAAAAAAACTGTTTTTCTGTGTGGCCGGGGAAAATGAGTTTTGTTTTTGGTCGGAGAGTCCTTGGCTCTCCATACCCAGGGAGAAGGCGTTCTAATCGTTCTCGGTTCATGCCATAGCCTCCTTCGCTTTAGACCATCTCCGCCAAGCTATTGGTATCGGAAAAATGGAGTATTTGCTTTCTACTTATAATGCTGATTATACGACAACTGCTACCCAGATACTGTCCTAGTTCTTGAGACAGCGAGTGCTGGCACAAATAATGCGATCTCTTGAACAGCGTCCCATGTTCCGATCTACGTTTCTGGTCCCTAAACCATTAGTTCAACGTACCAAACGGCAAATCCAATGCCTGAGCCAACCTAAGTGGGTCTTTCTTAACAGTACTTCTATCAAAAAACGTTTGACAGACTGTACTTTGATTTCAGAAGCTTAGTGAAGATGAAACCATGCCTAGACAGTTTATTTCTTTTCAAAGAAAGCACTATGCCATTGGTATCTCTACTCACAGTCGTCCTCGTCGTCTCCCCTTATAGTCTTAGCTTTCTGTCATAAGTGCACCGTCCCTAAAAGACTCCCCGCAAGGCAGAAAGCAATCTGCGGGGAATACAGAGGAGACAACATGCCCAACAAACAAACCACAGTTGCCGATTACTTAATCCAGTTTTTGGAGGCCAAAGGCATCCAATACATTCCAGGAGTTCCCGGTGGGACCATCCTTCCTATCTACCATTCCCTAGCTAATTCTAGAATCCAGCATGTCCTCGCACGTCATGAACAAGGGGCAGGTTTTATAGCGCAAGGTATCGCAAGGTCTTCCCAAAAGACAGGGGTCTTTTTTGTTTCTTCGGGCCCTGGCGTTGCCAATGCCATCACTGCCGTTGCGGATGCACAGAGAGATTCCGTACCGTTGTTAGTCGTCTCTGGCCAGGTCCCAACCCAACTCTTAGGAACCGATGCTTTCCAGGAATTACACACGATAGAGATAGTAAAGTCCATCACCAAACAAGCGCATTTGGTTTTGGATGCGCATTCGTTTCCAAAGATATTAGAAGATGCCTTCCAAGCAACGATGGACGGAAAACAAGGACCCGTATGGATTGACATACCAAAAGACATTCAAATGTCTGCCTTGGATTTTGGACCCATAAACGAGAAAAAGAGACATTCCCATTATTTTCTTACAGACTCGCCTAACAATAGCATAGAGGTAGCGATCCAAAAAACGATATCCCTTTTGAACAATTGTGAACGACCCCTTCTCTATTTCGGTGGCGGTGCCAGAGGAGTGAACACTTTTCCACTCATAAGAGATCTTTCCCAAAAATTTCAAATCCCTTCTGTGTCCACTTTGATGGGGCTTGGAATATTTGGAAAAAAAGATCCTTTGTATTTGGGAATGATGGGCATGCACGGAAGTACCTTTGCAAATGATGCGCTAACTCACTGTGACCTTCTCATTGCCCTTGGTGTACGATTTGATGACCGGGCCACGGGAAATATAGATACATTTTGTCCGAAGGCGAAGGTAATCCATATTGATATCGACGCAAGAGAGATTGGAAAGAATAAAAAAGTCGATGTTTCTTGGAAAGGAGATCTAAGCATTTTTTTGGAGTGTTTACTCCAAAACTCCATCAATCCCAAGGATATTTCCTGGATAGACCATCTCTTAGAAGAGAAAGCTCATTCTATCCAGGATGCGCCTCTCCCCTCTTTATTCCAACAGATCTACGATTGTCTTAATGGAGAACACTTTGTCCTTACAGATGTAGGCCAGCACCAAATGTGGGTAGCCCAACACTTCCCTTTTGCCACACCCAATTCCTGGATTACCTCTGGGGGACAGGGGACAATGGGTTTCGGACTACCCTCTTCGATCGGCGTTGCCCTCAAAAATCCTAGTGCAACTGTCCTTTGTTTTACGGGGGATGGTTCTATTATGATGAACTTACAAGAGCTCGCCTGCTTAAAAGAATGGAATTTAAATGTGAAGTTGATCTTAATGAACAATCGACATTTGGGCTTAGTTCGTCAGCAGCAAGAGTTATTCTATGAGAACATCCGCTCTGGTTCAGAATTCAATTTCCAACCTAATTTTTGTCAGCTGGCCACTAGTTTTGGTCTGGAATACGTACATTGCCAATTGGGAGAGGAGTATCCATTTTTATCTGATTGGTTTGCACGAAAAGGACCTTCACTCTGGGAAATCGAAATTCCTACCGAGGAAGGAGTATTTCCCTTTGTCCCCGCTGGCAAATCCAACCAAGAGTACATCCTTTCCGTCCCCAGAAAATCATAGAACTGGTTTTTTAGGAAAATTTGGGTTTAGGTTTGGAAACAATCTCCCTATGTTTCCAAACGATTCCACCTATCCCAAGGATGCGAACTGAATCGTTAGACTTTTCCACAGCACCAAATGAATGGAGAACTTCTGCTGAAACTTTCCATTTCTCCTCAATAGGCGAATCGGAAAAGGACAGCAATACAAAAACCCTTTCCTTTCCCAACTTCCTTTCGAAGACAAGCACATTGGGATGTCTTTCCTGTTCTATGGAAAGACTACCTTCCGTAAATACTCGGTTCAACTTGCGCAAACGAAAGAGAATTTGGTAATGCTGCCAAAGGGAACCTTTTGTATTTTTTTGGACTTCTACCGTATCTTCTGGACGAAATGTACCAAGAGGTAACCAAGGTGTACCCTTGGAGAAACCGGCATTTTTACTATTGTCCCAGAGCATCGGCAAACGGCAATTATCTCGGTTGATGTAAATCCCGAGTAGATTTGAAAGCCAGAGTGGAACAAATGAGTTCCGTTTGGCGATGGGATCTTGTCCTGACCAATTGGAAATCCGTCCTTCCTTTCTTGCTATCTCTTCGCCATAATAAATAACAGGAATCCCACGAGCAAAAAACTGTAATGTAGAGAGGACCTTTGCCTTCTCTGGATTTCCTTGGATCCTATCGATATACCTCCTCTGGTCATGGTTTCCGTAAACATAAACAGGCATATAGGGTGAAGGGAAAACTTGTTCATTCTTTTGTAAGATGTTTCTAAAGAAGGATGCCTTCCATTGGAAGTGAATCAATTCAAATTGGAACACTAGATGTAGGCCATCCGAGCGCTCTCCTAAAAAAGATTTTAAAACAGTATCACTTCCACTTACTTCACCGATTAAAAAAGGCTCATGAGCGTATCTAGAAAGTCTCTTTCGAACCTCCTTGGCAAATTGAAAGGATTCAGGTAAGTTTAGATTGAAAGTTTTTTTTTGGAAAAAAGCCTCATCATGGTTGTCTGGACTAGGAAAAAATCTGGCTGACTTGGGGTTATCTCTGTACAATTCGTCCTTAAATATTGAGTTAAAGATATCCAAACGAAAACCGTCAACTTTTTGTTTCAGCCAATGGTCCAAAACAGCAAACATCTGTTTTTTGACTTCAGGGTTTCTATAATTTAAATCTGGCTGAAATGGTAAAAAGTTTGTGTAGTAGTATTCATTCGTATGGGCATCATATTGCCAACCAGAGCCACCTACCATTGACTTCCAATTATTCGGAGGTCTTTTGCCCTGGCCCTCTTTCCAAATGTAAAAATCCCGTTTCGGATTTTTACGTGAGGACTTAGATGTTTGGAACCATAGGTGTTCATCCGAAGTATGGTTCATCACCATATCCAAAACAATTTTCATTTTCCGTTTGTGTATCTCTTTGACCAAACGATCAAAATCAGCCTTGGTCCCAAACCTTGGATCTATTGAAAGATAATCAGATATATCATAGCCATAGTCTCTACCAGGGCTAAGGTAAAAAGGAGAAAACCAAATGGTTTCCACGCCCAATTCTTGTAGGTCATCTAAATGAGAAATGATACCCTGCAGATCTCCAATTCCATCTCCGTTAGAATCACAAAAGGACCATGGATAGATCTGGTAAATACTTGTCTTTTTCCACCAAGGGCTTTTCATTTTAACACATCCTTAGCCATTTAACACCTACCTAGGCGATATTTTTCAAAAGCAAAATGGTCTAGGTGCTATTTTACTCACTTTTTTTAATTTGTAAAAGAAAAGATGAAAAGAAGAAACCATTCCATGCAAAAATTCTTGGATTGACGAGAAGAGTGCCCAACCAATTGTTTCTTTTATGAAAGCAAAGCAGCCCTTGCAGGCAAAACCAATGGATAAAGACTTAGCGATTTTAAGGTCTGCCCTAGCTCTCTTTGCCGAAAAGGGATACGAAGCGACCACAATGCCCGAGATAGCAAAACTTGCCAACGTAGCAAGTGGCACTTTATATCTTTATTTCAAAAACAAAGAAGAATTGGTTAACGCTCTCTGGAAAAAAGAAAAATTAGAACTCAAAGAAAGGCTTTGGAATTCCTTAGATCCAAACGCTAATTATGAATCACAATTAAAGTCGCTTTATGCCAGTTATTTGAAGTTTGCTATTGATGCCCCTACTTCCTTCCAATTTTTATCTCTCCATTACCACTTCCCTTACCTTTCCAAAGAGAACACAAAAATCGACCAAGAGATCGAGGAGTTTCTCTTCCAATTTTTAAAAGAAGGACAAAAGAAAAAATGGGTGGTAGATGTGCCTCCTGCTCTTCTCCTTGCGATTTTAGATGGTGGGGTGGTTGGGATCTTTAAGGCAATTCAGAAAGGAAGTTTGCAAGCAAATGCAAAAAATTTCCAATCCGCGGTGGCGCAAGCTTGGGATTTGATCCGGAAAAAATAGTTGCCAAAAATGAATGAATATTCATTCATATAGACCAGAGGTAGATTATGGATTGGAAAACAAAGTACGGTTCCTATGCACTCATCACCGGTGCTTCTGGAGGATTGGGGGCAGAATTTGCAAAACAATTGGCCCAAAAAGGGATGAATTTGATTCTTGTGGCTAGGCGTAAGGACAAACTGCAAACGGTTGCCGATAGTTTGGCAAAGAACTATAAAGTGCAGGTTCAGATCATCGAAGCTGATTTAACAACGGCTGGTACCCCCGAAAGGATACAAAAAGAGATTCAACAAAAGGGATGGGATGTTGGCCTCCTAGTCAACAATGCAGGTTTTGGAACCTACGGTTACTTTGATGAGTTGCCTCTTGATACTGAGATCAATATGGTCGATCTAAACATCCGCGTTCCCTTAGCTCTTACGGGGCTTTTCCTTCCAAAGATGGTGAAACAAAAGAAAGGTGGCATTATTTTTTTAGGGAGCGTTGGCTCTTACCAACCAACTCCATTCTTTGCCAATTATAGTGCGACAAAGGCTTGGAATTTACTTTTCGCAGAAGCCTTGTATGGTGAAGTAAAACACAAAGGTGTAGATGTCATTTGCCTTACTCCTGGTTACACAAAAACAGAATTCCAAGCAGTTGCAGGGAACAAAGAACAAAAACCACTCGCGGGTTGGTCTGAACCTTCTGATGTGGTGGCTCGTTGTTTGAAGTACTTAGGAAAAAAGCCATCCACCATTCCTGGATTCATGAATTGGTTCTTAGCTTGGTCGATTCGGTTTACTCCAAGAAAGATGGCCATTTCAACGGCATACCAATTATTAAAGCCCAAAGGATAATCGATATGAGACAGATGATTGTTATTTTTATTTCATTGGTAACCATTTCACCTCTGTTAGCATGGGAGAAAGCCTTAGAAAAAGGTGGGGTGACTATCTATACGAGAGAGGTTGCGGGCAGCTCCTTAAAAGAATTTAAAGCAGAGACTATCGTTGATGCAAGCCCGGCAAGTATTCTGGCCATTTTACAAAATGCTGATACAATGGTGCAATGGTGGCCAGACTGCATTGAGTCAAAGGTACTCAAACGACCAAGCCAAAAGGATTGGTATGTGTACTTCGTCACCAAGGTTCCTTTCCCACTGCAAAATCGGGATACCATCAATCGATTTGAGGCCAAAGAAGACAAAGAGGGAAATATCAATATCCTTGTACAAGCTGTTCCCAATGAAATCCCAGAAAAAGCTGGGCTCGTTAGAATTCCGGAATTGAAAGGATCTTGGTCTCTTCAAAAATCAGGAAACCAAACAAAGGTAATCTACCAACTCCACGCTAACCCTGCAGGAAATATTCCCGCATTTGTTGCCAATAGTTCGGTAACAGATTCACCTTACAAGGCTTTGGTGAAGTTAAGGGAATTGGCTGCCCCAGGGAAATGAGAGCATTATGAAAAAACTACTTCTTTCTATCGGTGTTTTCTTTCTCTTGTTTGCCATCACCATTCGACTTTTATACGGAGGGGGTGAAATATTTCCTGACCCAAAATTAAAAAGTCTCCTGACAGACGCAAATCTTGAATTGGTTGCTGATTTGCCTGAAGCTCCTGGAAATATAGCAGTTTCAAAGGAAGGAAGAGTATTCATTACACTACATCCAGAAGGTAAACCTAGCCTTGCCAAAGTTGCCGAAATCAAAAACGGACAGATTGTTCCTTACCCTAGTGCGGAACTACAGGAAAAACTCTATCACTCTCCACAAGGTATCCGCATTGATGACCAAAA containing:
- a CDS encoding SDR family NAD(P)-dependent oxidoreductase, with the translated sequence MDWKTKYGSYALITGASGGLGAEFAKQLAQKGMNLILVARRKDKLQTVADSLAKNYKVQVQIIEADLTTAGTPERIQKEIQQKGWDVGLLVNNAGFGTYGYFDELPLDTEINMVDLNIRVPLALTGLFLPKMVKQKKGGIIFLGSVGSYQPTPFFANYSATKAWNLLFAEALYGEVKHKGVDVICLTPGYTKTEFQAVAGNKEQKPLAGWSEPSDVVARCLKYLGKKPSTIPGFMNWFLAWSIRFTPRKMAISTAYQLLKPKG
- a CDS encoding TetR/AcrR family transcriptional regulator; the encoded protein is MKAKQPLQAKPMDKDLAILRSALALFAEKGYEATTMPEIAKLANVASGTLYLYFKNKEELVNALWKKEKLELKERLWNSLDPNANYESQLKSLYASYLKFAIDAPTSFQFLSLHYHFPYLSKENTKIDQEIEEFLFQFLKEGQKKKWVVDVPPALLLAILDGGVVGIFKAIQKGSLQANAKNFQSAVAQAWDLIRKK
- a CDS encoding START domain-containing protein, with product MRQMIVIFISLVTISPLLAWEKALEKGGVTIYTREVAGSSLKEFKAETIVDASPASILAILQNADTMVQWWPDCIESKVLKRPSQKDWYVYFVTKVPFPLQNRDTINRFEAKEDKEGNINILVQAVPNEIPEKAGLVRIPELKGSWSLQKSGNQTKVIYQLHANPAGNIPAFVANSSVTDSPYKALVKLRELAAPGK